One genomic region from Anaerobacillus sp. CMMVII encodes:
- a CDS encoding amino acid ABC transporter permease: MNLDFSQIVPSIPFILKGIWVTLQIVSVSLIFGFILGTILSILKIGKFAILRWIADAYTSVFRGTPLILQLFLIYFATPQVIGYDITPYQAAVLTFGLNSAAYISEIIRAGIQAVDKGQKEAAEALGIPYRPMLTNIILPQAIKNILPALVNEFITLTKESAIISTIGVLDIMRRSQIVSAEKYIAFEPLIFAALLYYILVMVLTLLGRVLERRLRRSD, encoded by the coding sequence ATGAATTTGGATTTTTCCCAAATCGTGCCTTCTATCCCTTTTATACTGAAAGGGATATGGGTCACGTTACAAATAGTTAGTGTTTCACTTATATTTGGATTTATCTTAGGAACTATTTTATCGATACTTAAGATCGGTAAATTTGCTATTCTGAGATGGATTGCAGATGCTTATACATCTGTTTTTCGAGGAACACCATTGATTTTGCAATTATTTTTAATTTATTTTGCAACACCACAGGTGATTGGATATGATATTACTCCTTATCAAGCAGCGGTGTTAACCTTCGGATTAAACTCAGCTGCATATATATCTGAGATCATTCGCGCTGGAATTCAAGCTGTCGATAAAGGGCAAAAAGAGGCAGCGGAGGCATTAGGTATACCGTATCGACCAATGCTAACAAACATTATCTTACCTCAAGCCATCAAGAATATTTTACCAGCCTTAGTAAATGAATTTATTACGTTAACAAAAGAATCTGCCATTATTTCTACAATTGGTGTTTTAGATATCATGAGAAGATCCCAAATTGTCTCAGCTGAAAAATATATCGCCTTCGAACCGTTGATATTTGCTGCGTTATTATACTATATTCTCGTAATGGTATTGACTCTCTTAGGTAGAGTTCTTGAGAGGAGGCTAAGACGTAGTGATTAA
- a CDS encoding MarR family winged helix-turn-helix transcriptional regulator produces the protein MENLTNLHTMLNHFRGATKVIEIDWQKAAKSVGLTQAELHTLWMIYFEGRASITTIATNGLWDRSTVMQVVKRLKEKGLVTVEKDDHDLRVSYVILTEEGKKRQSSTATAEFQFLNYINQIRQEDEEGFNKLMSIIIDFNRNYHGEEYVQWVEKTTKIYQEKFL, from the coding sequence ATGGAAAATTTGACGAACCTACACACAATGCTTAATCATTTTAGGGGAGCTACTAAAGTAATTGAAATTGATTGGCAAAAAGCCGCAAAGTCAGTTGGACTGACTCAAGCTGAGCTACATACGCTATGGATGATTTATTTTGAAGGACGAGCTTCAATTACAACGATTGCAACTAATGGCTTATGGGACCGCTCGACAGTTATGCAAGTCGTAAAAAGACTTAAGGAGAAAGGTTTAGTTACCGTAGAAAAAGATGATCATGATTTACGAGTTTCATATGTAATTCTTACAGAAGAAGGAAAGAAACGACAATCGTCAACTGCCACTGCTGAATTTCAATTTTTAAACTATATAAACCAAATTCGCCAGGAAGATGAAGAGGGGTTTAATAAGTTAATGAGTATTATCATTGATTTTAATAGAAACTATCATGGTGAAGAATATGTTCAGTGGGTGGAAAAGACAACTAAGATTTATCAGGAGAAATTCTTGTAG
- a CDS encoding DUF4236 domain-containing protein, whose protein sequence is MSFRFQKRVKIAPGLRLNISKRGVSTSVGRRGSSITLGRSGLYGNIGIPGSGLSYRTKLDKAIGHSSSQKNGKQDISGAVTLNFDKESQSLVFVDEEGQRVPPAIEREIKRDFQDDIQRIYDQKEEEINSHTKQLLNLHKEILHERSPDELRELARKTVTLDVQKPNNKEIYEELKVEFEENLSFLERLSLLLPKKRNLFIEKVKSEANQQYEHELKLYEQAKEEYEEAKLKRSAKVERVISGDIGGMELWLESFLAMLDFPLDTNVSFEIITPNTVYLDVDLPQMEEIPLTKAEILKSGKVKIQKKSQRELREHYAIMVGGTALYLCSYVFSLLPTCETIIISGYTQVKNKTTGHLDDYYLYSLKVDKSVFYSLNISEVHPISAFENFQPIMNTTKTFIFREITPYEPV, encoded by the coding sequence ATGAGCTTTCGATTTCAAAAACGAGTGAAGATAGCACCAGGTCTACGATTAAATATAAGTAAGCGTGGAGTTAGTACCTCGGTTGGAAGACGTGGCAGTAGTATTACATTGGGACGTAGCGGACTTTATGGCAACATCGGTATCCCAGGCAGTGGCCTCTCTTATCGAACAAAATTAGATAAAGCAATTGGACACTCTTCAAGCCAAAAAAACGGAAAACAGGATATTTCTGGAGCAGTCACATTAAATTTCGATAAAGAATCTCAATCCCTCGTTTTTGTTGATGAAGAAGGCCAAAGAGTACCACCAGCAATTGAAAGAGAAATCAAACGCGATTTTCAAGATGATATTCAAAGAATATATGACCAAAAAGAAGAAGAGATAAATTCACATACAAAACAGCTGCTTAATCTCCACAAAGAAATTTTACATGAAAGATCACCAGACGAACTTAGAGAATTAGCACGGAAAACAGTGACTCTTGATGTACAAAAGCCAAATAACAAGGAAATCTATGAAGAATTAAAAGTTGAATTTGAGGAAAATTTAAGTTTCCTTGAGAGGCTCAGTTTACTGCTCCCTAAAAAGCGAAACCTTTTTATAGAAAAGGTGAAAAGTGAAGCTAACCAACAATACGAGCATGAATTAAAATTATATGAGCAAGCAAAAGAAGAATACGAAGAAGCAAAACTCAAACGATCAGCAAAAGTAGAGAGGGTTATTAGCGGTGATATTGGTGGGATGGAACTTTGGCTAGAAAGCTTCCTAGCTATGCTAGATTTTCCATTAGACACAAATGTTTCTTTTGAAATCATTACGCCCAATACTGTCTACCTGGATGTAGATTTACCACAAATGGAAGAAATCCCATTAACAAAAGCAGAAATACTAAAGTCTGGAAAAGTAAAGATACAAAAAAAATCACAACGCGAACTGCGTGAACACTACGCGATCATGGTTGGTGGCACCGCCCTTTACTTATGTTCCTATGTCTTTTCACTTTTACCTACTTGTGAAACCATTATCATATCAGGCTATACTCAAGTCAAAAACAAGACTACTGGCCATTTAGATGACTATTATCTTTATAGTTTAAAAGTTGATAAATCTGTCTTTTATTCCCTAAATATTAGCGAAGTGCATCCAATATCTGCTTTTGAAAACTTCCAACCAATTATGAATACAACAAAAACGTTTATTTTTAGAGAAATTACACCATATGAACCGGTTTAG
- a CDS encoding transporter substrate-binding domain-containing protein, with product MKILKFALSCVLTVGLLAACGTGDENKEQQGTGGEAPQEKVTLVMGTSADYPPYEFIDTAVSDDIIGFDVDIAMYIAEQLGFELKIQDMDFNGLIPALTNNRVDFVLAGMTPTADRLKNVDFSDIYYVAEQMIVSKADSGLTSLEDLAGKKLGVQLGSIQVELANDIADEVGDVEVLERNKITDLIQELKSNRIHAAIIEDKVAEGHLKANTDLAAFLIEEEGEAGSAIAFPKGSELKDQFNEVLREMIENGEMEKLIIKWFRQE from the coding sequence ATGAAGATTTTAAAATTTGCATTATCATGTGTATTAACAGTTGGGTTATTGGCGGCGTGTGGAACAGGTGATGAAAACAAGGAGCAACAGGGAACTGGTGGGGAAGCACCACAGGAAAAGGTAACGTTAGTAATGGGGACATCTGCTGATTATCCTCCATACGAATTCATCGATACTGCAGTAAGTGATGATATTATTGGTTTTGACGTAGATATTGCAATGTATATTGCTGAACAACTTGGCTTTGAGCTAAAAATACAAGATATGGATTTTAATGGTTTAATTCCAGCACTTACAAATAACCGAGTTGATTTTGTTTTAGCGGGAATGACGCCAACTGCAGACCGTCTTAAAAACGTAGATTTCTCTGATATTTATTATGTAGCTGAACAAATGATTGTAAGTAAGGCTGATAGTGGGCTTACTAGTCTTGAAGATCTTGCTGGGAAAAAACTAGGAGTTCAGTTAGGGTCAATTCAAGTTGAATTAGCTAATGATATTGCTGATGAAGTTGGAGATGTAGAAGTATTAGAAAGAAATAAGATTACTGATTTAATCCAAGAGCTAAAGTCAAATCGTATCCATGCAGCAATTATTGAAGACAAAGTTGCCGAAGGACACTTAAAAGCAAATACTGACTTAGCTGCATTTCTTATTGAAGAAGAAGGCGAAGCAGGTTCAGCTATTGCTTTCCCTAAAGGTAGTGAATTAAAGGATCAGTTTAATGAAGTACTTCGTGAAATGATAGAAAACGGAGAAATGGAAAAGCTAATTATTAAATGGTTCCGACAAGAATAA
- a CDS encoding M20/M25/M40 family metallo-hydrolase has translation MINKERLVNEFLELVQVDSETKYEREIADVLKAKFSELGVDVFEDDTTAKSGHGAGNLICTLKETEVGIDPIYFTSHMDTVVPGNGVTPIIEDGYIKTDGTTILGADDKAGLAAMLEAVKVLKEENIQHGLIQFIITVGEESGLKGAKELDPSLIHAKYGYALDSDGKVGNIIIAAPTQAKVQATVLGKTAHAGVAPEKGVSAITIAAKAIAKMPLGRIDFETTANIGRFEGGTQTNIVCDHVSILAEARSLVPEKMEAQVQKMKNAFESVALEMGGKAEVVIDVMYPGFKYGDGDHVVEVAKRAVTSINRVAKLETSGGGSDANVIAGFGIPTVNLAVGYEEIHTTNEKMPIEELEKTAELVVAIVKEVAKK, from the coding sequence ATGATTAATAAAGAGCGTTTAGTTAATGAATTTTTAGAGTTAGTGCAAGTTGATTCAGAAACAAAATACGAACGAGAAATTGCTGATGTATTAAAAGCCAAGTTTTCTGAACTAGGTGTTGATGTCTTTGAAGACGACACAACCGCAAAATCCGGGCATGGAGCTGGGAATTTAATTTGTACGTTAAAAGAAACAGAAGTGGGAATTGATCCAATTTATTTTACTTCTCATATGGATACAGTTGTTCCCGGAAATGGTGTAACCCCAATCATTGAAGATGGTTATATTAAAACGGATGGTACAACAATTCTAGGAGCTGATGATAAAGCTGGCTTAGCAGCTATGCTCGAAGCAGTCAAAGTTTTAAAAGAAGAAAATATTCAACATGGCTTAATTCAATTCATAATCACAGTCGGTGAGGAATCGGGATTAAAGGGCGCAAAAGAACTAGATCCTTCATTAATTCACGCGAAATATGGCTATGCTTTAGATAGTGATGGAAAAGTAGGGAATATCATTATAGCCGCACCAACCCAAGCAAAGGTGCAAGCAACAGTTTTAGGTAAAACTGCTCACGCTGGCGTTGCTCCGGAGAAAGGGGTATCTGCAATTACGATAGCAGCCAAAGCAATTGCTAAAATGCCACTAGGCAGGATTGACTTTGAAACAACCGCGAATATCGGTCGATTTGAAGGTGGCACACAAACGAATATCGTTTGTGATCACGTGAGTATCTTAGCCGAAGCTCGTTCTTTAGTTCCTGAAAAAATGGAAGCTCAGGTTCAAAAAATGAAGAATGCTTTCGAGTCTGTTGCGTTAGAAATGGGTGGTAAAGCAGAAGTCGTAATTGACGTTATGTACCCTGGTTTTAAATATGGCGATGGAGACCATGTTGTAGAAGTAGCCAAGAGAGCGGTAACCTCAATCAATCGAGTAGCAAAACTCGAAACTAGTGGAGGAGGAAGTGATGCAAACGTCATTGCAGGCTTCGGTATCCCTACTGTTAATTTAGCTGTAGGCTACGAAGAAATTCATACAACAAATGAGAAGATGCCAATTGAAGAGCTAGAAAAAACTGCTGAACTAGTAGTAGCTATTGTTAAAGAGGTAGCTAAAAAATAA
- the mce gene encoding methylmalonyl-CoA epimerase — protein MLETVVVEQVKVPKKIDHIGIAVNSIDEALPFYVDQLQLKLLGIEEVSTQKVRVAFLKIGEAKLELLEPLSEESPIAQFINKRGAGIHHVALAVDDIEDRLNELKQNGVRLINEKPVPGAANAQVAFLHPKSALGVLYEFCEKK, from the coding sequence ATACTCGAAACGGTTGTCGTTGAACAAGTAAAAGTTCCCAAAAAAATTGACCATATAGGTATCGCTGTGAATTCTATTGATGAGGCACTACCTTTTTATGTGGATCAATTGCAGCTAAAACTGCTTGGAATTGAAGAAGTTTCCACTCAAAAAGTTCGTGTTGCTTTTTTAAAAATTGGTGAAGCAAAGCTAGAACTGTTAGAACCCTTAAGTGAAGAAAGCCCCATTGCACAGTTTATTAATAAAAGAGGGGCTGGGATCCATCACGTTGCCTTAGCGGTAGATGATATTGAGGATCGGCTTAACGAATTGAAGCAAAATGGAGTGCGACTAATAAACGAGAAGCCTGTGCCAGGTGCTGCAAATGCGCAAGTTGCCTTCTTACATCCAAAGTCTGCTCTAGGTGTTTTGTATGAATTTTGTGAGAAAAAGTAA
- a CDS encoding NAD(P)/FAD-dependent oxidoreductase, with protein MMKKYDVVVVGAGPAGIFTVYELLEQKADLNVLFIDKGHSIYNRRCPINEKKIDKCPPPKGRKDFAGCLPACSITAGFGGAGAYSDGKFNITTAFGGWMQEYLAPSEVLELIKYVDAINLKHGAPEESTDPTTLAVREIERKAMGAGLKLLRAIVRHLGTEKNLEILTSIYEFLKDKVEMRFRTEVEDIMTEKVNDSFKVTGIVLKNGEEIAADQVVIVPGRDGSEWLGNLLKKRDYRMINNQVDIGVRVETSDVIMEEINHHLYEAKFVYNTSVGTTVRTFCSNPSGHVVVENHSGIMTANGHAYKDPKLGSENTNFALLVSHTFTEPFDEPISFAKEVSKRANDLSDGSVIVQKYGDILKGRRSTEKRIQEGFLEPTLKEAVPGDLGLVLPYNTMKSLIEMMEALDHVTPGIASEHTLFYGVEAKFYSARPILTNDFETQISGLYAGGDGGGVTRGLAQAGANGVHIARAIIKKRAEQLQPQLKV; from the coding sequence ATGATGAAGAAATATGACGTAGTAGTTGTTGGGGCGGGTCCGGCCGGAATTTTTACTGTATATGAATTGTTAGAGCAGAAAGCCGATTTAAATGTACTTTTTATTGATAAAGGGCACTCTATTTACAATCGTCGATGTCCTATAAATGAAAAAAAAATAGATAAATGCCCGCCACCAAAAGGGAGAAAGGACTTTGCTGGATGTCTGCCAGCATGTTCGATCACCGCTGGCTTTGGTGGGGCAGGTGCTTATTCTGATGGAAAATTTAATATTACTACTGCTTTTGGTGGTTGGATGCAAGAATATTTAGCACCATCAGAAGTTCTTGAATTAATAAAATATGTTGATGCTATCAACTTAAAACATGGAGCACCAGAGGAAAGTACTGATCCTACAACATTAGCAGTTCGGGAAATTGAACGTAAGGCAATGGGGGCAGGGCTAAAACTTCTGCGTGCGATCGTTAGGCATTTAGGTACTGAGAAGAATCTAGAAATCTTAACTAGTATTTATGAATTTTTAAAGGACAAAGTAGAGATGCGCTTTAGAACTGAAGTCGAGGATATTATGACAGAAAAGGTGAATGATAGTTTTAAAGTGACAGGTATTGTGCTGAAAAATGGTGAAGAAATTGCAGCAGACCAAGTTGTCATCGTACCAGGGCGAGACGGTTCAGAATGGTTAGGTAACCTGTTGAAAAAGCGTGATTATAGAATGATTAACAATCAAGTAGATATTGGGGTGCGCGTCGAAACTTCAGATGTCATCATGGAAGAAATTAATCATCATTTATATGAAGCGAAATTTGTTTATAATACGTCAGTTGGAACTACTGTAAGAACATTTTGTTCAAACCCATCTGGTCATGTAGTTGTCGAAAATCATAGTGGAATCATGACAGCTAACGGTCATGCATATAAGGACCCTAAGCTAGGAAGTGAAAATACAAACTTTGCTTTACTTGTATCTCACACATTTACAGAACCTTTCGATGAACCAATTTCGTTTGCAAAGGAAGTATCTAAACGAGCGAATGATTTATCTGATGGTTCTGTTATCGTCCAGAAATATGGGGATATTCTAAAAGGCAGACGTTCAACAGAAAAAAGGATCCAAGAAGGCTTTTTAGAGCCAACATTAAAAGAAGCTGTCCCAGGAGACTTAGGTCTAGTTCTTCCATATAATACGATGAAAAGTTTGATTGAAATGATGGAAGCACTTGATCATGTTACTCCGGGAATTGCATCAGAGCATACTTTATTTTACGGAGTGGAAGCTAAGTTTTACTCAGCTAGACCGATTTTAACAAACGACTTCGAAACACAAATTTCAGGCCTTTATGCAGGAGGCGATGGTGGTGGAGTAACACGTGGTTTAGCGCAAGCAGGGGCCAATGGTGTCCATATTGCCCGAGCAATAATAAAAAAACGCGCTGAACAACTACAACCTCAGTTAAAAGTGTAA
- a CDS encoding L,D-transpeptidase, which yields MASKLLVILLLVISPIWPLGQNPLVGDPYLIVNKRTNEMAYIVGGEVEKVYQVSTGKTDELTPEGEFSVVVKAVNPYYRRKNIEGGTKENPLGTRWIGFNAEETDGRIYGIHGNNDPNSIGHYITGGCVRMFNEEIEELFQKIPYGTKIFITSSEKDFVSLGQEQGAIE from the coding sequence ATGGCTTCCAAACTTTTAGTCATACTCTTATTAGTGATTTCGCCGATTTGGCCACTTGGTCAAAATCCTTTGGTTGGAGATCCTTATCTTATTGTTAATAAAAGAACTAACGAAATGGCTTATATTGTTGGGGGAGAAGTGGAAAAAGTTTATCAAGTTTCAACAGGTAAAACGGACGAGTTAACCCCAGAAGGCGAATTTTCTGTTGTTGTTAAAGCGGTTAATCCTTATTACCGAAGGAAGAATATTGAAGGTGGTACGAAAGAAAATCCATTAGGTACCAGGTGGATTGGATTTAATGCAGAAGAAACGGATGGAAGAATTTATGGGATCCACGGTAATAATGATCCCAACTCCATTGGTCACTATATTACCGGTGGTTGTGTTCGAATGTTTAATGAAGAAATAGAAGAGCTTTTTCAAAAAATTCCCTATGGAACAAAAATTTTTATTACAAGTTCAGAAAAGGACTTTGTCAGCCTTGGGCAAGAACAAGGTGCCATTGAGTAA
- a CDS encoding EscU/YscU/HrcU family type III secretion system export apparatus switch protein, with product MMVSKHFNNKQRKMVNGRSAAVIRYDENSFGPQVVAHGKGYVANQIIELANKNNIYLQEDAMLVENLLDMDLGDNIPPQLYAVMAEILLLIEEMENNY from the coding sequence ATGATGGTTTCAAAACACTTTAATAATAAACAAAGAAAAATGGTGAATGGTCGAAGTGCAGCGGTCATTCGCTATGATGAGAATTCTTTTGGCCCCCAAGTAGTTGCACATGGGAAAGGTTATGTTGCAAATCAAATAATTGAACTTGCTAATAAAAATAATATTTATTTGCAAGAAGATGCAATGCTTGTTGAAAATCTCCTAGACATGGATTTAGGGGATAATATTCCGCCTCAACTATACGCAGTTATGGCAGAAATCTTATTATTAATTGAAGAAATGGAGAATAACTATTAA
- a CDS encoding flagellin, protein MKINNNIQALNAYRNLSGNQFKTSKNLEKLSSGLRINRAADDAAGLAISEKMRSQIRGLKQAERNALDGISLIQTAEGAMQEIHAMLQRMRELTVQAANDTNEAVDRQAIKGEIDQLVDEIEAISQRTEFNQKKLLNGTFATAGLDFQIGANANQKVTLTIAKMTSDNTGLNVSKAAILVNSHAAANTSITSIDAAITKVSESRSKLGAIQNRLEHTINNLQVTHENLTASESRIRDADMALEMTEFTRNNIINQAATAMLAQANQLPQGVLQLLQ, encoded by the coding sequence ATGAAAATTAATAATAATATTCAAGCGTTGAACGCATATCGGAATTTGTCGGGAAACCAATTTAAAACATCAAAAAACCTTGAGAAGCTATCATCAGGTCTACGTATTAACCGTGCTGCGGATGATGCAGCAGGTCTTGCAATTTCCGAAAAAATGCGTTCCCAAATCCGCGGACTTAAACAAGCTGAAAGAAATGCATTAGACGGAATTTCATTAATTCAAACTGCAGAGGGTGCGATGCAAGAAATCCATGCGATGCTTCAGAGGATGCGTGAATTAACAGTACAAGCAGCTAACGATACAAATGAAGCAGTAGACAGACAAGCGATAAAAGGTGAGATTGATCAATTGGTTGATGAAATCGAGGCAATTTCACAGAGAACAGAATTTAACCAAAAGAAATTATTAAATGGAACGTTTGCGACGGCAGGGTTAGACTTCCAAATTGGTGCAAACGCCAATCAAAAGGTTACTCTTACTATTGCAAAAATGACTTCTGACAATACTGGGTTAAATGTTTCTAAGGCAGCAATTCTTGTGAATTCGCATGCAGCAGCTAATACGTCTATAACTAGTATCGATGCGGCAATTACGAAAGTTTCTGAAAGTCGTTCGAAACTAGGTGCGATTCAAAATCGACTAGAGCACACAATTAACAATTTACAAGTGACTCATGAAAATTTAACTGCATCTGAATCGCGAATTCGTGACGCTGATATGGCGCTTGAAATGACTGAGTTTACACGTAACAATATTATTAATCAAGCCGCAACTGCAATGCTTGCTCAAGCAAACCAATTACCACAAGGTGTGCTTCAATTATTGCAATAA
- a CDS encoding YaaR family protein, whose amino-acid sequence MDVQRVGRTGINKPEAKKAAPQASTSFTEVMQRGRDEQAYAKLDKLMRDIDDQGKVLADFRSVDELRKYKALVKEFMEDAVKLGLSLEERRGFNRRGRTKVYKIVKEVDRKLLELTDAVLKKEKSGLEILDMVGEIKGLIVNVYA is encoded by the coding sequence ATGGACGTACAAAGAGTCGGACGGACAGGTATAAATAAACCCGAAGCAAAAAAAGCGGCTCCACAAGCAAGTACTTCATTTACAGAAGTCATGCAAAGAGGTCGAGACGAACAAGCCTATGCAAAGCTTGATAAATTAATGAGAGATATTGATGATCAAGGAAAAGTCTTGGCGGATTTTCGCTCGGTTGACGAACTCCGCAAATATAAAGCTCTTGTAAAAGAATTTATGGAGGATGCAGTAAAACTTGGCTTAAGCCTTGAGGAACGTCGAGGGTTTAATCGTCGTGGTCGAACGAAAGTCTACAAAATCGTCAAAGAAGTAGATCGGAAACTACTAGAATTAACTGATGCTGTTCTAAAAAAGGAGAAAAGTGGTTTAGAAATACTTGATATGGTTGGTGAAATTAAAGGGTTAATTGTTAATGTCTACGCATAG
- the prli42 gene encoding stressosome-associated protein Prli42, translating into MPRKYRKIIIYIMIATMLIGTLFTGAAMFF; encoded by the coding sequence ATGCCCCGAAAATATCGTAAAATTATCATTTATATTATGATTGCTACAATGCTTATTGGAACGCTCTTTACAGGAGCAGCAATGTTTTTCTAA
- a CDS encoding DNA polymerase IV: MMKKFYPKDGRVIFHVDMNSFYASVEMAFDPSLKGKPVAIAGNAKERRGIIVTSSYEARAKGVKTTMPIWEAKKHCPELIVMTPNFDRYRKASLQIFQLLKEYTPLVEPVSIDEGYMDISACHHLGSPLFIAQAIQQRLLTELNLPSSIGIAPNKFLAKMASDMKKPLGITVLRKREVEKVLWPLKVGEMHGIGNKTAEKLNKIGIFTIGDLAKSDVNKLKHSLGINGEKIHARANGIDNRLVDPDAVYDFKSIGNSTTLPRDTTNLDKIKLILTNLADSVARRMARKEVCAETIQITIRYFDRKTVTRSQTVVNPLDNHEDIYKVALLLFTKHWNGEPIRLLGITAQQLVEKKHAFKQLDLFNYEKDVKKYELTKIVDKLRDRFGEEALLKGSQLRVTKEDRLTDKSKRGTSLEKDFFFENRDDDSQ, encoded by the coding sequence ATGATGAAAAAGTTCTACCCAAAAGATGGACGTGTTATTTTTCATGTTGATATGAATAGTTTTTATGCGTCAGTGGAAATGGCTTTTGACCCCTCGCTAAAAGGGAAGCCTGTGGCTATAGCTGGAAATGCAAAAGAACGGCGTGGCATTATCGTAACAAGTAGTTACGAAGCCAGGGCGAAAGGGGTTAAGACAACAATGCCTATTTGGGAAGCCAAAAAGCATTGTCCAGAATTAATCGTAATGACACCAAACTTTGACCGATATCGAAAGGCATCATTGCAAATTTTTCAGTTATTAAAAGAATATACACCTTTAGTAGAACCGGTGTCTATTGATGAAGGCTATATGGACATTTCTGCATGTCATCACTTAGGATCACCATTATTCATAGCTCAAGCGATCCAACAACGACTATTAACGGAGTTGAATTTACCTAGTAGCATCGGAATTGCCCCTAATAAATTTTTGGCTAAGATGGCTAGTGATATGAAAAAACCTTTAGGAATAACGGTATTACGAAAACGGGAAGTGGAAAAGGTACTATGGCCTTTGAAGGTGGGGGAAATGCATGGTATCGGCAATAAGACGGCTGAAAAGTTAAACAAAATTGGAATTTTCACCATTGGTGACTTGGCAAAAAGTGATGTCAATAAGTTAAAACATAGTTTGGGGATCAATGGTGAAAAAATTCATGCTCGTGCAAATGGAATTGACAACCGCCTTGTAGATCCAGATGCTGTGTATGACTTTAAAAGTATCGGTAATTCAACAACACTTCCAAGGGATACCACAAATTTAGATAAAATAAAGCTAATTTTAACTAATTTAGCAGATTCAGTCGCAAGAAGAATGGCTAGAAAAGAGGTTTGCGCAGAAACGATCCAAATAACGATTCGCTATTTTGATCGAAAAACAGTGACTAGAAGCCAAACAGTTGTAAATCCTCTTGATAATCACGAAGATATTTATAAGGTAGCATTGTTACTTTTTACAAAACATTGGAATGGTGAACCGATCCGCCTTTTAGGAATTACGGCCCAGCAACTAGTAGAAAAAAAGCACGCTTTTAAACAATTAGATTTATTTAACTATGAAAAAGATGTAAAAAAATATGAACTGACAAAAATTGTTGATAAGCTTAGAGATCGCTTTGGTGAAGAAGCATTACTTAAAGGTTCTCAATTAAGAGTAACGAAAGAAGACCGGTTAACGGATAAAAGCAAGCGGGGGACGAGTCTAGAAAAAGATTTTTTCTTTGAGAACCGAGATGATGATAGTCAATAA
- the fliS gene encoding flagellar export chaperone FliS — MTLITKEALHKKSPQEITALLYEACMKNLEDAKSAIAQKNYNSANEKLQKANDILERLGAGLNYEAGIVADQLDAVYNYMADRLIKANLNKDIIIIDELLILLKELSSAWNKALVVNKDTQVKTSKQKTSAYEQHSLYDN, encoded by the coding sequence ATGACACTCATAACAAAAGAGGCGCTTCATAAGAAATCACCACAAGAGATTACTGCACTTCTATACGAGGCTTGTATGAAAAATCTAGAAGACGCAAAAAGCGCTATTGCTCAAAAGAATTATAATTCAGCAAATGAAAAACTTCAAAAAGCCAACGATATATTGGAACGTTTGGGTGCTGGACTCAACTATGAAGCTGGTATAGTTGCAGATCAATTAGATGCAGTATATAACTACATGGCAGATCGCCTAATAAAAGCCAATCTTAACAAGGATATAATCATCATTGATGAACTATTAATCCTCTTAAAAGAGCTTTCATCCGCTTGGAATAAGGCACTGGTTGTTAATAAAGATACTCAAGTTAAAACTAGCAAACAAAAAACGAGTGCATATGAACAACATTCACTCTACGATAATTAA